A window of Primulina tabacum isolate GXHZ01 chromosome 4, ASM2559414v2, whole genome shotgun sequence contains these coding sequences:
- the LOC142542605 gene encoding G-type lectin S-receptor-like serine/threonine-protein kinase At1g11330 isoform X2, protein MKFSTDLSTNEKNILTSWTSPSDPAPGRFTSTIEPLPIPQLFVWNGKYPYWRSGPWNGQIFIGIPGADTYYQNGFHLVNDNPLAAYLTITYTNVSILSYVVLNTSGVLIQKFWANGYQDWAVIWSSTGNECDVYGKCGPFGICESRSTPICFCLPGFEPKSREEWNAANWTSGCRRKSLLRCEKNSSVGYMGKEDGFLTMKTMKLPDNFSWFSTSEADCRNQCLNNCSCSGYAFDVGIGCLWWIGSFIDVQKFSSGGTNLYIRLASTELGHKKNLKAIISTVAVLGFIAFSVCTLLWWRLTYTGSKQIRGVTDPRYSNECVLEGVRIEELPLFTLGALSNATYQFDSANMLGQGGFGPVYKGKLSNGQEIAVKRLVRSSNQGLEEFVTEVEVISKLQHRNLVRILGCCVESEEKMLVYEYMPNGSLDGYIFDSQKQAFLDWKQRVIIIEGICRGLLYLHRDSRLRIIHRDLKASNILLDEDLNPKISDFGTARIFGGKEDQENTTRVIGTFGYMAPEYALRGRFSEKTDVYSFGVLLLEIVSGSKNSSFYHEEQELSLISYAWKLWNEEDMSSFMHPECPDPRVRKEILRYTQVGLLCVQETAKDRPNISTVLSMLSNEIVELPRPNHPAFTVNGSTAGTESTDRFATKSSSNGVTLTVVEGR, encoded by the exons ATGAAATTCTCTACCGATTTAAGTACAAATGAGAAGAATATTTTGACATCTTGGACAAGTCCTTCTGATCCAGCTCCGGGGAGATTCACATCTACTATCGAGCCTCTACCGATTCCTCAATTATTTGTCTGGAATGGTAAGTATCCTTACTGGCGCAGTGGTCCATGGAATGGTCAAATCTTTATTGGGATACCTGGGGCAGATACCTATTATCAAAATGGATTCCATCTTGTCAACGATAATCCTTTAGCTGCATATCTCACCATCACGTACACAAATGTGTCTATTTTGTCATATGTTGTTTTGAACACCTCAGGGGTTTTAATACAAAAATTTTGGGCTAATGGTTACCAAGATTGGGCGGTAATATGGTCATCCACAGGCAACGAATGTGATGTCTATGGTAAGTGCGGGCCTTTTGGAATCTGTGAATCTCGGTCTACTCCTATATGCTTCTGTTTGCCGGGGTTTGAGCCAAAAAGCAGAGAGGAATGGAATGCGGCAAATTGGACCAGCGGCTGCAGAAGAAAATCTCTCCTTCGGTGCGAGAAGAACAGTTCTGTTGGCTATATGGGAAAGGAAGACGGGTTTCTGACGATGAAGACAATGAAATTGCCTGATAATTTCAGTTGGTTTTCGACTTCCGAAGCGGACTGTAGAAACCAGTGCTTGAATAATTGTTCATGCTCTGGTTATGCTTTTGATGTTGGCATTGGGTGTTTGTGGTGGATTGGAAGCTTTATTGATGTGCAAAAGTTCTCCAGTGGTGGTACGAATCTATACATCCGCTTGGCATCTACAGAACTTG GTCACAAGAAAAATCTGAAGGCAATTATCTCTACCGTAGCAGTTTTGGGCTTCATAGCATTTTCTGTATGCACATTATTATGGTGGAGGTTAACATATACAG GAAGTAAACAGATCAGAGGGGTGACAGATCCAAGGTATTCAAATGAATGCGTACTTGAGGGAGTTAGAATTGAAGAACTGCCACTATTTACATTAGGGGCACTCTCAAATGCGACATATCAATTTGACTCTGCCAATATGCTTGGCCAGGGCGGCTTTGGTCCGGTTTACAAA GGCAAATTGTCAAATGGACAAGAAATCGCAGTTAAAAGGCTTGTGAGATCCTCCAATCAAGGACTTGAGGAGTTTGTGACTGAGGTTGAGGTGATATCTAAGCTCCAACACAGAAATCTTGTCAGAATTCTCGGCTGCTGTGTAGAATCTGAAGAAAAAATGCTCGTTTATGAATATATGCCAAATGGAAGCTTGGATGGTTATATCTTTG ATTCGCAAAAACAAGCATTTCTTGATTGGAAACAACGAGTTATCATTATTGAGGGGATTTGTCGCGGCCTTCTTTACCTTCACAGAGACTCGAGGTTAAGAATTATTCATAGAGATCTGAAGGCTAGTAACATCTTGCTGGATGAAGACCTGAACCCAAAAATATCAGATTTTGGCACCGCGAGAATTTTTGGAGgcaaagaagatcaagaaaatacAACAAGGGTTATCGGAACATT CGGCTACATGGCACCTGAATATGCATTGCGAGGACGATTCTCAGAGAAAACAGATGTGTACAGCTTTGGGGTCCTGTTATTAGAGATCGTGAGTGGAAGTAAGAATAGCAGCTTTTATCATGAAGAACAAGAACTCAGCCTAATATCATAT GCATGGAAATTGTGGAATGAAGAAGATATGTCAAGTTTCATGCACCCTGAATGTCCCGATCCACGAGTGAGGAAGGAGATTTTGAGATACACACAAGTAGGTCTTTTATGTGTTCAAGAAACAGCAAAAGACAGGCCCAACATTTCTACTGTTCTATCGATGCTTAGTAATGAAATTGTAGAGCTCCCTCGTCCTAATCACCCGGCTTTTACTGTGAATGGAAGCACTGCAGGAACAGAATCAACCGATAGGTTTGCAACCAAAAGTTCTTCAAATGGTGTCACTTTGACAGTTGTTGAAGGCCGTTAG
- the LOC142542605 gene encoding G-type lectin S-receptor-like serine/threonine-protein kinase At1g11300 isoform X1 codes for MKKLSMFQVSWVIFACFFSRIGTATDMLWANQSLRDSEMLVSSGQFFKLGFFSPVNSSYKYVGIMYNTIPEMTVIWVANRKKPLNDLNGSLQISGDGNLVILNGKKEIVWSSNVSGSAVNSSAQLLDTGNLVLQDGLNGEILWESFEHASDSWIPKMKFSTDLSTNEKNILTSWTSPSDPAPGRFTSTIEPLPIPQLFVWNGKYPYWRSGPWNGQIFIGIPGADTYYQNGFHLVNDNPLAAYLTITYTNVSILSYVVLNTSGVLIQKFWANGYQDWAVIWSSTGNECDVYGKCGPFGICESRSTPICFCLPGFEPKSREEWNAANWTSGCRRKSLLRCEKNSSVGYMGKEDGFLTMKTMKLPDNFSWFSTSEADCRNQCLNNCSCSGYAFDVGIGCLWWIGSFIDVQKFSSGGTNLYIRLASTELGHKKNLKAIISTVAVLGFIAFSVCTLLWWRLTYTGSKQIRGVTDPRYSNECVLEGVRIEELPLFTLGALSNATYQFDSANMLGQGGFGPVYKGKLSNGQEIAVKRLVRSSNQGLEEFVTEVEVISKLQHRNLVRILGCCVESEEKMLVYEYMPNGSLDGYIFDSQKQAFLDWKQRVIIIEGICRGLLYLHRDSRLRIIHRDLKASNILLDEDLNPKISDFGTARIFGGKEDQENTTRVIGTFGYMAPEYALRGRFSEKTDVYSFGVLLLEIVSGSKNSSFYHEEQELSLISYAWKLWNEEDMSSFMHPECPDPRVRKEILRYTQVGLLCVQETAKDRPNISTVLSMLSNEIVELPRPNHPAFTVNGSTAGTESTDRFATKSSSNGVTLTVVEGR; via the exons ATGAAGAAACTATCCATGTTCCAAGTTTCTTGGGttatatttgcatgttttttcTCTAGAATCGGCACAGCTACAGACATGTTATGGGCCAATCAATCCCTTCGAGATTCAGAAATGTTAGTTTCAAGTGGGCAATTTTTCAAACTGGGATTCTTTAGCCCGGTGAACAGTAGTTACAAATATGTTGGTATAATGTATAATACTATCCCAGAGATGACAGTGATATGGGTAGCTAACAGAAAGAAGCCTTTGAATGATCTGAACGGTTCATTGCAGATTTCAGGAGATGGAAATCTTGTGATCTTGAATGGGAAAAAGGAGATAGTGTGGTCATCTAATGTTTCTGGTTCTGCTGTGAATTCGAGTGCTCAGCTCTTGGATACAGGGAATCTGGTGTTACAAGATGGTTTGAATGGTGAGATTTTGTGGGAGAGTTTTGAACATGCTTCAGATTCTTGGATACCGAAGATGAAATTCTCTACCGATTTAAGTACAAATGAGAAGAATATTTTGACATCTTGGACAAGTCCTTCTGATCCAGCTCCGGGGAGATTCACATCTACTATCGAGCCTCTACCGATTCCTCAATTATTTGTCTGGAATGGTAAGTATCCTTACTGGCGCAGTGGTCCATGGAATGGTCAAATCTTTATTGGGATACCTGGGGCAGATACCTATTATCAAAATGGATTCCATCTTGTCAACGATAATCCTTTAGCTGCATATCTCACCATCACGTACACAAATGTGTCTATTTTGTCATATGTTGTTTTGAACACCTCAGGGGTTTTAATACAAAAATTTTGGGCTAATGGTTACCAAGATTGGGCGGTAATATGGTCATCCACAGGCAACGAATGTGATGTCTATGGTAAGTGCGGGCCTTTTGGAATCTGTGAATCTCGGTCTACTCCTATATGCTTCTGTTTGCCGGGGTTTGAGCCAAAAAGCAGAGAGGAATGGAATGCGGCAAATTGGACCAGCGGCTGCAGAAGAAAATCTCTCCTTCGGTGCGAGAAGAACAGTTCTGTTGGCTATATGGGAAAGGAAGACGGGTTTCTGACGATGAAGACAATGAAATTGCCTGATAATTTCAGTTGGTTTTCGACTTCCGAAGCGGACTGTAGAAACCAGTGCTTGAATAATTGTTCATGCTCTGGTTATGCTTTTGATGTTGGCATTGGGTGTTTGTGGTGGATTGGAAGCTTTATTGATGTGCAAAAGTTCTCCAGTGGTGGTACGAATCTATACATCCGCTTGGCATCTACAGAACTTG GTCACAAGAAAAATCTGAAGGCAATTATCTCTACCGTAGCAGTTTTGGGCTTCATAGCATTTTCTGTATGCACATTATTATGGTGGAGGTTAACATATACAG GAAGTAAACAGATCAGAGGGGTGACAGATCCAAGGTATTCAAATGAATGCGTACTTGAGGGAGTTAGAATTGAAGAACTGCCACTATTTACATTAGGGGCACTCTCAAATGCGACATATCAATTTGACTCTGCCAATATGCTTGGCCAGGGCGGCTTTGGTCCGGTTTACAAA GGCAAATTGTCAAATGGACAAGAAATCGCAGTTAAAAGGCTTGTGAGATCCTCCAATCAAGGACTTGAGGAGTTTGTGACTGAGGTTGAGGTGATATCTAAGCTCCAACACAGAAATCTTGTCAGAATTCTCGGCTGCTGTGTAGAATCTGAAGAAAAAATGCTCGTTTATGAATATATGCCAAATGGAAGCTTGGATGGTTATATCTTTG ATTCGCAAAAACAAGCATTTCTTGATTGGAAACAACGAGTTATCATTATTGAGGGGATTTGTCGCGGCCTTCTTTACCTTCACAGAGACTCGAGGTTAAGAATTATTCATAGAGATCTGAAGGCTAGTAACATCTTGCTGGATGAAGACCTGAACCCAAAAATATCAGATTTTGGCACCGCGAGAATTTTTGGAGgcaaagaagatcaagaaaatacAACAAGGGTTATCGGAACATT CGGCTACATGGCACCTGAATATGCATTGCGAGGACGATTCTCAGAGAAAACAGATGTGTACAGCTTTGGGGTCCTGTTATTAGAGATCGTGAGTGGAAGTAAGAATAGCAGCTTTTATCATGAAGAACAAGAACTCAGCCTAATATCATAT GCATGGAAATTGTGGAATGAAGAAGATATGTCAAGTTTCATGCACCCTGAATGTCCCGATCCACGAGTGAGGAAGGAGATTTTGAGATACACACAAGTAGGTCTTTTATGTGTTCAAGAAACAGCAAAAGACAGGCCCAACATTTCTACTGTTCTATCGATGCTTAGTAATGAAATTGTAGAGCTCCCTCGTCCTAATCACCCGGCTTTTACTGTGAATGGAAGCACTGCAGGAACAGAATCAACCGATAGGTTTGCAACCAAAAGTTCTTCAAATGGTGTCACTTTGACAGTTGTTGAAGGCCGTTAG
- the LOC142541351 gene encoding putative WRKY transcription factor 53 → MEQTKQLRIHLWPTSPSEAQDLILQKILSSYDKDLLILEWGGSNGAAALSTPETSVSVHGRLRSEDLNKNINDNQDNMNASKKRKMQHTWIEQVKVDSENGLGGPADYGF, encoded by the exons ATGGAGCAAACTAAGCAGCTTCGGATTCATTTGTGGCCGACATCCCCATCGGAAGCTCAGGACTTGATACTGCAGAAGATACTGTCTTCATATGATAAGGATTTATTGATCCTCGAGTGGGGTGGATCAAATGGAGCAGCAGCATTGAGTACTCCAGAGACTTCGGTATCTGTACATGGAAGACTAAGAAGTGAAGATTTGAACAAGAATATAAATGATAATCAGGATAATATGAATGCTTCAAAGAAACG AAAGATGCAGCACACATGGATAGAACAAGTGAAAGTTGATTCTGAAAATGGACTCGGAGGGCCTGCTGATTATGGATTTTAA
- the LOC142542604 gene encoding G-type lectin S-receptor-like serine/threonine-protein kinase At1g11300 produces the protein MGSHKETSTTYTPRVFALLCSCFLLGFTAAEDTLRFNESLRDWETLLSSGGKFKLGFFSPSNSDYRYVGIMYNIPVMTVIWVANRENPLNNPNGSVQISGDGNLVILDEEKEIVWSSNASSPVANSSAQLLDTGNLVLQDSLNLGVKWQSFEHASDSWLPKMKFSTDSSMNEKIVLTSWRSPSDPALGRFTSTVEPLETPQLFVWNGPYPLWRSGPWNGRIFNGIHRADAYYQNEIDVVNHNPESAYLTFSYTNVSILLYFALNASGVLQQKAWANGYRDWAVIWSSIDTQCDLYGKCGPFGICDVRRTPMCSCLRGFEPKSHEEWNAANWTSGCTRKTPLQCEKNSSIGDMGKEDGFLMLKTLKLPGNFKSFSASEEDCRNQCSNDCSCIAYAFVSGIGCLRWTGSLIDMQNLPSGDTDLYIRLANSELGHKKDMKPIIAAIAVMGFITVLVCTYFLCKRLFKYTGSKRNHGLLISSNVEANEGYSDGSMLRCDVLGIRMENLTLFKFKVLSTATDHFHSINKLGQGGFGPVYKGKLPSGQEVAIKRLVRSSNRGLEEFVTEVEVISKLQHRNLVRILGCCVECEEKMLVYEYMPNGSLDGYIFDLHKQALLDWERRVIIIEGICRGIIYLHRDSRLRIIHRDLKAGNILLDEELNPKISDFGTARTFGGKDLQANTTRVVGTYGYMAPEYVSQGRFSEKTDVYSFGVLLLEIVSGKENSSFHLEDQELNLVALAWKQWREGDISCLIDPAVFNPALQMQIMRYVQVGMLCVQEKAKDRPSISTVLSMLSNEIAVLPRPKQPAFTDHRPQETESSDIPIKKSLKKLTLTLTTPSL, from the exons ATGGGTTCCCACAAAGAAACAAGCACAACTTATACGCCTAGAGTTTTTGCTCTTTTATGTTCATGTTTCTTACTAGGATTTACTGCTGCAGAAGACACGTTAAGGTTCAATGAATCCCTTCGAGACTGGGAGACTTTGCTCTCCAGCGGGGGGAAATTCAAACTTGGTTTTTTCAGCCCATCAAATAGTGATTACAGATATGTTGGAATAATGTACAATATCCCAGTGATGACTGTGATATGGGTAGCCAACAGAGAGAATCCTCTGAATAATCCGAATGGGTCGGTACAGATTTCGGGAGATGGAAATCTTGTGATCTTAGACGAAGAAAAGGAGATAGTTTGGTCATCTAATGCTTCAAGTCCTGTCGCAAATTCGAGTGCCCAGCTCTTGGACACAGGGAATCTGGTTTTACAAGATAGTTTGAACCTTGGAGTCAAGTGGCAGAGTTTTGAACATGCTTCAGATTCTTGGCTACCAAAAATGAAATTCTCGACTGATTCAAGTATGAACGAGAAGATTGTGCTGACATCATGGAGAAGTCCTTCTGATCCAGCACTTGGAAGATTTACCTCTACCGTGGAACCTCTAGAGACTCCACAGTTATTTGTCTGGAATGGACCGTATCCTCTTTGGCGCAGTGGTCCATGGAATGGTCGTATCTTTAACGGAATACATAGGGCAGATGCCTATTATCAGAATGAAATTGATGTTGTCAATCATAATCCTGAAAGTGCTTATCTTACCTTCTCCTATACAAATGTGTCTATTTTACTGTATTTTGCTTTGAACGCATCAGGGGTTTTACAACAAAAGGCGTGGGCCAATGGTTACCGAGATTGGGCGGTTATATGGTCGTCTATAGATACCCAATGTGATCTCTATGGAAAGTGCGGGCCTTTTGGAATCTGTGATGTTCGGCGCACTCCAATGTGCTCTTGTTTGCGGGGGTTTGAGCCAAAAAGCCACGAGGAATGGAATGCAGCTAATTGGACTAGTGGCTGCACAAGAAAAACTCCCCTTCAGTGCGAGAAGAACAGTTCCATCGGTGACATGGGAAAGGAAGATGGGTTTCTGATGCTGAAGACTCTGAAATTACCCGGAAATTTTAAGTCGTTTTCGGCTTCGGAAGAGGACTGTAGAAACCAGTGCTCGAATGATTGCTCATGCATAGCTTATGCGTTTGTTTCTGGTATTGGCTGTTTGCGGTGGACTGGAAGCTTAATTGATATGCAGAATCTCCCCAGTGGTGATACAGATCTATACATCCGCTTGGCAAATTCAGAGCTAG GCCACAAGAAAGATATGAAGCCAATTATTGCTGCTATAGCGGTTATGGGATTCATTACTGTTCTTGTGTGCACGTACTTTCTGTGCAAGAGATTGTTTAAGTATACAG GAAGTAAGCGGAATCATGGGCTGTTAATATCGAGCAATGTGGAAGCAAATGAAGGATATTCAGATGGAAGCATGCTCAGATGTGATGTGCTTGGAATAAGAATGGAAAATTTGACATTATTCAAATTTAAGGTGCTCTCAACAGCAACGGACCACTTTCACTCAATCAATAAGCTTGGACAGGGCGGATTTGGTCCAGTTTACAAA GGGAAGTTACCAAGTGGGCAAGAAGTTGCCATCAAAAGACTTGTGAGATCCTCAAATCGAGGGTTGGAGGAGTTCGTGACTGAGGTTGAGGTGATATCTAAGCTCCAGCACCGAAATCTTGTTAGAATTCTTGGTTGCTGTGTGGAATGTGAAGAAAAAATGCTGGTATATGAATACATGCCCAATGGAAGCTTGGATGGTTATATCTTTG ATTTGCATAAGCAAGCACTTCTTGATTGGGAACGTCGTGTTATCATTATTGAGGGGATTTGTCGAGGGATTATTTACCTTCACAGAGACTCGAGGTTAAGAATCATTCATAGAGATCTGAAGGCTGGTAATATCTTGTTGGATGAAGAACTGAAcccgaaaatttcagattttggtACTGCAAGGACTTTTGGAGGCAAAGACCTTCAAGCAAACACGACAAGAGTTGTCGGAACATA TGGCTACATGGCCCCTGAATATGTATCACAAGGAAGATTCTCAGAAAAAACAGATGTATACAGTTTTGGGGTCCTGTTATTAGAGATTGTGAGTGGAAAGGAAAACAGTAGTTTTCATCTGGAAGACCAAGAACTTAACCTAGTAGCACTT GCATGGAAGCAATGGCGTGAAGGAGATATATCATGTTTAATAGACCCAGCAGTATTTAATCCAGCACTGCAAATGCAGATAATGAGATATGTACAAGTAGGTATGTTATGTGTCCAAGAAAAAGCTAAAGATCGGCCCAGTATTTCAACTGTTCTGTCGATGCTAAGTAATGAGATTGCAGTGCTCCCTCGCCCCAAGCAACCAGCATTTACAGATCATAGGCCTCAAGAAACAGAATCATCTGATATTCCGATAAAGAAATCTTTAAAGAAACTCACTCTCACTTTGACAACTCCGTCTTTATAA